A genomic segment from Microbacterium sp. SORGH_AS_0428 encodes:
- a CDS encoding Lrp/AsnC family transcriptional regulator has protein sequence MTRHWQDLRAGGLAWTTIWPTPERWARTTDVALVLMDADATARDAIALMPWVIALDETSAGVLAVVAESGGLEAIGARVRTIAGLGAGIRRADVAASIAQEDSTWRLQALSRAQQRVLVAPAGARRDVRPPSPEVTAEIAAALADDPRLAVLTLGRRLGVSEPTMRRTLDRAIAAGVLRFGCDLAMSAAGLGRAAVLWARARDVDAAADRAGLLAETHRAGVVVGPSPVFASVRMRTLTALPSIEHRWQDAAAVEVADRWTVLRTWKRNGHLLDGEGRSIRRIPVEW, from the coding sequence GTGACCCGCCACTGGCAGGACCTGCGCGCGGGCGGGCTCGCCTGGACCACGATCTGGCCGACACCTGAACGGTGGGCGCGAACGACCGATGTCGCGCTCGTCTTGATGGATGCGGATGCGACGGCACGCGACGCGATCGCTCTGATGCCCTGGGTGATCGCTCTCGACGAGACGTCCGCGGGCGTCCTGGCGGTCGTCGCCGAGTCGGGCGGACTCGAGGCGATCGGCGCGCGCGTGCGCACGATCGCCGGGCTCGGCGCCGGCATCCGGCGTGCCGACGTCGCCGCATCCATCGCGCAGGAGGACTCGACGTGGCGACTGCAGGCCCTCTCGCGCGCGCAGCAGCGCGTGCTGGTCGCACCCGCAGGAGCGCGTCGCGACGTGCGCCCGCCGTCGCCCGAGGTCACCGCGGAGATCGCGGCGGCGCTCGCCGATGATCCGCGGCTCGCGGTGCTCACTCTGGGCAGACGCTTGGGCGTGTCGGAGCCGACGATGCGCCGAACCCTCGATCGGGCGATCGCCGCCGGGGTTCTCCGCTTCGGCTGCGACCTCGCCATGTCGGCGGCGGGTCTCGGGCGCGCGGCCGTGCTGTGGGCACGCGCCCGAGACGTCGACGCCGCAGCGGATCGTGCGGGTCTGCTCGCCGAGACGCACCGGGCCGGCGTCGTCGTCGGTCCGTCGCCCGTGTTCGCGAGTGTGCGGATGCGGACCCTCACCGCCCTGCCGTCCATCGAGCATCGTTGGCAGGACGCCGCCGCCGTCGAGGTCGCCGACCGGTGGACCGTGCTGCGCACGTGGAAACGCAACGGCCATCTCCTCGACGGTGAGGGGCGTTCGATCAGACGGATTCCGGTCGAATGGTGA
- a CDS encoding AsnC family transcriptional regulator, protein MPDSLSELDLAIVHALQIDARAPWARIAARRRSRHRNRDPPLAGPARGRARLDHDLADT, encoded by the coding sequence ATGCCCGACTCGCTCAGCGAACTCGACCTCGCCATCGTCCACGCGCTGCAGATCGACGCCCGGGCGCCGTGGGCGCGGATCGCCGCCCGCCGTCGGAGCAGACACCGGAACCGTGACCCGCCACTGGCAGGACCTGCGCGCGGGCGGGCTCGCCTGGACCACGATCTGGCCGACACCTGA
- a CDS encoding nucleotide disphospho-sugar-binding domain-containing protein produces the protein MSITNRSALLCAMPAVGHVDPMLVVGRELLRRGWRVRMLTGSRYAERVRAAGVDFVALPAEADTLDSVGATGRNRGIATINAGVEEAFVRPALPAAQKLDALLAEEPVDVVFHDMTFLGVQGLLARPASERPLVVMCGVGPAGFSSRDCPPYGLGIVPARWRAIGRMRDAVLNRSARWVLSGAHRALDDLLARLDAPGLDGAFFMDVLARSDLLAQFTVAEFEYPRSDAPAHLRFYGPMAAPAASSGSAGELIDRLDPDVPVVHVTQGTVANTDFSELIGPSLQALADRPVQVVLTAGGRAASDLPPLPRNAFAADYLPYDRLLPRTSVFVTNGGYGGLHQAMRHGVPIVVAGDSEDKVETSARVQFSGAGLSLGTGRPSPSQIARAVDRVLADPRFAAASRRIGERIAMAGGAPALVDDVEAMLWA, from the coding sequence ATGTCAATTACGAATCGGTCCGCGCTGCTCTGCGCGATGCCCGCCGTGGGCCACGTCGACCCGATGCTCGTCGTCGGGCGGGAGCTGCTGCGCCGCGGGTGGCGGGTGCGGATGCTGACGGGCTCGCGCTACGCGGAGCGCGTGCGGGCTGCCGGCGTCGACTTCGTCGCCCTCCCGGCCGAGGCGGACACCCTCGACTCCGTGGGCGCCACCGGGCGCAACCGCGGCATCGCGACCATCAACGCCGGTGTGGAGGAGGCCTTCGTGCGCCCGGCGCTGCCCGCCGCACAGAAGCTCGACGCCCTCCTCGCGGAAGAGCCCGTCGACGTCGTGTTCCATGACATGACGTTCCTCGGCGTGCAGGGGCTGCTCGCGCGCCCCGCATCCGAACGGCCGCTCGTCGTCATGTGCGGTGTCGGTCCCGCCGGGTTCTCCAGCCGCGACTGCCCGCCCTACGGGCTCGGTATCGTGCCGGCGCGCTGGCGTGCCATCGGACGGATGCGGGATGCGGTGCTCAACCGCTCAGCCCGCTGGGTGCTGTCGGGCGCCCATCGCGCGCTCGACGACCTGCTCGCCCGGCTCGACGCCCCGGGGCTCGACGGTGCCTTCTTCATGGACGTTCTCGCGCGCAGCGATCTGCTCGCGCAGTTCACGGTCGCCGAGTTCGAGTACCCGCGCAGCGACGCGCCCGCACACCTCCGCTTCTACGGCCCGATGGCGGCGCCCGCCGCATCCAGCGGATCCGCGGGGGAGCTCATCGACCGCCTCGACCCGGACGTGCCCGTCGTGCACGTGACGCAGGGGACCGTTGCGAACACCGACTTCTCGGAGCTCATCGGTCCGTCGCTGCAGGCCCTCGCCGACCGCCCGGTGCAAGTGGTGCTCACGGCCGGCGGTCGGGCCGCATCCGATCTGCCGCCGTTGCCGCGCAACGCGTTCGCCGCGGACTACCTGCCCTACGACCGGCTGCTGCCGCGCACGAGCGTCTTCGTCACAAACGGCGGCTACGGCGGGCTGCACCAGGCCATGCGCCACGGGGTGCCGATCGTCGTGGCCGGCGACAGCGAGGACAAGGTGGAGACGTCGGCGCGCGTGCAGTTCTCCGGCGCCGGTCTCAGTCTCGGCACCGGCCGGCCGTCGCCGTCGCAGATCGCCCGCGCCGTCGACCGTGTGCTGGCCGATCCTCGGTTCGCCGCCGCATCCCGTCGGATCGGCGAGCGGATCGCGATGGCGGGCGGTGCGCCGGCGCTCGTGGACGACGTGGAGGCGATGCTCTGGGCATGA
- a CDS encoding M28 family peptidase — MTMTESAMMDTIRSLVALAPRATGTPGGDAAADYVRGRFERAGLATQELRVPSFRWEASECRLELGSETIECAPILHSGLVSHEWTGSASHRLVARVVDIGSGRVAAHDVRGAIVLFDLTFDMTLAHTLPLARYIHDPNRRMLRRDVLAGRNPYVTSLARVMRDAAAAGAVGLIGVLRDYPDSRRYHNEYYRRTLFSLPGVWVTRAEGRRLRHLIDSSPSEAALTLTVERRRVTSRSVIGVLPGRTRDAVMVQSHHDSVGPGAVEDASGTAEVIALAEHFAARDPAMRAKTLIFVTFDTHFTGYQAHQEFARRFVLSRGAPWRIVLNTTIEHIGLRALEGADGGFADTGETEPRGIFLNVNPAFALRIARAVRENGMHSTTLLDATALEFFANGIPTDASFTLVSGVPTVSLISGPLYLYDDADTIERIDRTQLVPVARFFARIIDDADARRGGLLGFIPRRLRQLLPRGRW, encoded by the coding sequence ATGACGATGACGGAATCGGCGATGATGGACACGATCCGAAGTCTCGTCGCCCTCGCTCCTCGCGCCACGGGAACCCCGGGAGGCGATGCGGCGGCCGACTACGTTCGGGGCCGCTTCGAACGCGCGGGCCTCGCGACCCAAGAGCTGCGCGTTCCGTCCTTCCGATGGGAGGCGAGCGAGTGCCGACTCGAGCTCGGCAGTGAGACGATCGAGTGCGCGCCCATCCTGCATTCGGGCCTCGTGTCGCACGAGTGGACCGGAAGCGCCTCCCACCGCCTCGTCGCCCGCGTCGTCGACATCGGATCCGGCCGGGTGGCGGCACACGACGTGCGCGGCGCGATCGTGCTGTTCGATCTCACGTTCGACATGACACTGGCGCACACTCTGCCTCTCGCGCGCTACATCCACGATCCGAACCGGCGGATGCTGCGCCGCGACGTGCTCGCCGGCCGCAATCCTTACGTGACCTCGCTCGCGCGGGTGATGCGCGATGCGGCGGCGGCGGGCGCGGTGGGCCTCATCGGAGTCCTGCGCGATTACCCCGACTCGCGCAGGTATCACAACGAGTACTACCGCCGCACACTGTTCTCCCTGCCGGGCGTATGGGTGACGCGCGCCGAGGGGCGGCGGCTCCGGCACCTGATCGATTCGTCACCGTCCGAGGCGGCTCTGACGCTCACCGTCGAGCGTCGCAGGGTGACCTCGCGGAGCGTGATCGGCGTGTTGCCCGGGCGCACCAGGGATGCGGTGATGGTGCAGTCTCATCACGACTCCGTCGGTCCGGGAGCGGTGGAGGATGCCTCGGGCACGGCGGAGGTGATCGCGTTGGCCGAGCACTTCGCCGCGCGCGACCCCGCGATGCGGGCAAAGACGCTGATCTTCGTGACGTTCGACACGCATTTCACCGGGTATCAGGCGCATCAGGAGTTCGCACGACGTTTCGTGCTCTCGCGCGGCGCGCCGTGGCGCATCGTTCTGAACACGACCATCGAGCACATCGGCCTGCGTGCCCTGGAGGGCGCCGACGGCGGGTTCGCCGACACCGGCGAGACCGAGCCGCGGGGAATCTTCCTGAACGTGAACCCCGCCTTCGCCCTGCGGATCGCACGCGCGGTGCGCGAGAACGGCATGCACAGCACGACCCTGTTGGACGCGACGGCGCTCGAGTTCTTCGCGAACGGCATCCCCACCGATGCGTCGTTCACTCTGGTCAGCGGCGTTCCGACGGTGAGCCTGATCTCGGGGCCGCTGTACCTCTACGACGACGCCGACACGATCGAACGCATCGACCGCACGCAGCTCGTGCCGGTCGCGCGGTTCTTCGCGCGCATCATCGACGACGCGGATGCCCGCCGAGGCGGTCTGCTCGGATTCATCCCGCGTCGCCTGCGGCAGCTCCTGCCCCGCGGGCGCTGGTGA